The Fusobacterium necrophorum subsp. necrophorum genome has a window encoding:
- the pxpB gene encoding 5-oxoprolinase subunit PxpB, which translates to MENSVTFLFSGDSALVMEFGNEISVDINKKIRKMMDNIKKEKIDGIVELVPTYCSLLVNYDVLKLDYQSLVEKLKNLLQDEKETMEEEEVTLIEIPTLYNDDFGPDLSYVAQYNKLSKEEVIDIHTGRDYLVYMLGFMPGFTYLGGMSEKIATPRLESPRLQIYPGSVGIAGKQTGMYPSLSPGGWRIIGRTPLKLYNPESDPPVYINAGDYIRYVSISEEEYNRILKKVEKKEYKWKIRKVKRGELNA; encoded by the coding sequence ATGGAAAATTCAGTAACATTTCTATTTTCAGGGGATTCCGCTTTAGTGATGGAATTCGGCAATGAAATCTCTGTGGATATTAACAAAAAAATTAGAAAAATGATGGACAATATAAAAAAAGAGAAGATAGACGGAATTGTGGAACTTGTTCCAACCTATTGTTCTTTACTTGTCAATTATGATGTGTTGAAACTGGATTATCAAAGTTTAGTGGAGAAGTTAAAAAATCTGTTACAAGATGAGAAGGAAACAATGGAAGAGGAAGAAGTTACTTTAATTGAAATTCCTACTTTGTATAATGATGACTTCGGACCTGATTTATCTTATGTGGCACAGTACAACAAACTTTCCAAAGAAGAAGTGATTGACATTCATACGGGAAGGGATTATTTGGTTTATATGCTTGGCTTTATGCCGGGCTTTACTTATTTAGGAGGAATGTCTGAAAAAATTGCAACTCCCAGATTGGAAAGTCCCAGATTGCAAATTTATCCGGGCTCCGTTGGAATTGCAGGCAAACAAACGGGGATGTATCCCTCTCTGTCTCCGGGAGGGTGGAGAATTATCGGCAGAACTCCATTAAAATTATATAATCCTGAAAGCGATCCCCCTGTTTACATCAATGCCGGAGATTATATACGATATGTTTCCATTTCGGAAGAAGAATACAATCGTATTTTGAAAAAAGTAGAGAAGAAAGAATATAAATGGAAGATTCGTAAAGTGAAGAGAGGTGAGTTAAATGCCTAG
- a CDS encoding NRAMP family divalent metal transporter: protein MEKKNNISVLLGAAFLMATSAIGPGFMTQTAVFTKDMGATFAFVILVSVIMSFVAQLNVWRVLAVSKMRGQDVANRVLPGLGYFITFLVCLGGLAFNIGNVGGAALGFQVLFDFDLKIAALISGALGVIIFSFKSASRLMDKLTQILGSIMILLIAYVAFSTNPPVGTAIKETFVPSSINLMAIITLIGGTVGGYIMFSGGHRLIDAGIVGEENLAQVNKSAILGMGVATIVRIFLFLAVLGVVSLGNQLDSANPAADAFKIAAGTLGYKIFGLVFLAAALTSIVGAAYTSVSFLKTLFTVVREHENLCIIGFIVVSTLILIFLGKPVKLLVLAGSLNGLILPITLAITLIAAKKQDIVGKYKHSNILFLLGWLVVLVTAYIGVQSLSSLTKLFA from the coding sequence ATGGAGAAGAAAAATAATATATCTGTTCTTTTAGGAGCCGCTTTTTTAATGGCAACTTCGGCAATCGGACCGGGATTTATGACACAAACTGCTGTTTTCACAAAAGATATGGGGGCAACCTTCGCTTTTGTAATCTTGGTTTCCGTTATAATGTCTTTTGTCGCCCAGTTAAATGTATGGAGAGTGCTTGCCGTTTCTAAGATGAGAGGACAGGATGTTGCAAATCGTGTTTTGCCGGGACTTGGATATTTTATTACCTTTTTAGTGTGTTTAGGCGGTTTGGCATTCAATATAGGGAATGTCGGAGGAGCGGCCTTAGGCTTTCAAGTGTTATTTGATTTCGATTTAAAAATAGCGGCTCTTATCAGCGGGGCATTGGGAGTGATTATATTTTCTTTTAAATCCGCCTCAAGACTTATGGATAAGTTGACTCAAATTTTAGGTTCCATTATGATTTTACTGATAGCCTATGTTGCATTTTCAACGAATCCGCCTGTTGGAACCGCTATAAAAGAAACTTTTGTTCCCAGCTCTATCAATTTAATGGCAATTATCACTTTAATCGGGGGAACCGTCGGGGGTTATATTATGTTCTCCGGAGGACATAGACTTATTGATGCCGGAATTGTCGGAGAAGAAAATCTGGCACAAGTGAATAAATCTGCAATCTTAGGAATGGGAGTCGCCACCATAGTAAGAATTTTTCTATTTTTAGCCGTTTTAGGTGTTGTTTCTCTTGGAAACCAACTGGACTCTGCAAATCCTGCAGCAGATGCTTTCAAAATTGCAGCGGGAACACTTGGATATAAAATATTCGGTTTGGTATTTTTGGCGGCTGCGTTAACTTCGATTGTCGGTGCCGCATATACGAGTGTTTCTTTCTTAAAAACCTTATTTACAGTCGTGAGAGAGCATGAAAATTTATGTATCATCGGCTTTATTGTTGTATCGACTCTCATTTTGATATTTTTAGGGAAACCGGTTAAATTGCTTGTTCTTGCAGGTTCCTTGAATGGGCTTATTTTACCTATCACTTTGGCAATTACTCTGATAGCCGCTAAAAAGCAGGATATTGTCGGAAAATACAAACATTCCAATATTTTATTTCTATTGGGTTGGCTTGTTGTACTTGTCACAGCATATATAGGAGTACAATCTCTATCAAGTTTAACAAAATTATTCGCTTAA
- a CDS encoding LamB/YcsF family protein yields MKFFVDLNSDIGEGYGAYKLGMDEEIMKCVTSVNCACGWHAGDPLIMDKTVKIAKENKVAVGAHPGYPDLLGFGRRKMIVSPEEARAYMLYQLGALDAFAKANGTKLQHIKLHGAFYNMAAVEKDLADAILEGIEQFDKEIILMTLSGSYMAKEGKRRGLRVAEEVFADRGYNADGTLVNRSLPGAFVKDPEEAIARVIKMVKTKKVTAVTGEEIDIAADSICVHGDNPKAIEFVDRIRKSLITNGIEVKSLYEFIK; encoded by the coding sequence ATGAAATTTTTTGTGGACCTGAATTCTGACATTGGGGAGGGCTATGGGGCTTACAAACTTGGAATGGATGAAGAAATTATGAAATGTGTAACCAGTGTAAACTGTGCTTGCGGTTGGCATGCAGGGGATCCTTTGATTATGGACAAAACCGTTAAGATTGCAAAGGAGAACAAGGTTGCTGTCGGTGCCCATCCGGGATATCCGGACTTATTAGGTTTTGGTAGACGGAAAATGATAGTAAGTCCTGAGGAAGCCAGAGCGTATATGTTATACCAGTTAGGTGCTTTAGATGCTTTTGCAAAAGCGAACGGGACAAAACTGCAACATATAAAATTACATGGAGCCTTCTATAATATGGCAGCGGTTGAAAAAGACTTGGCTGATGCAATCTTGGAGGGAATAGAGCAATTTGATAAAGAGATAATCCTTATGACTTTAAGTGGAAGTTATATGGCGAAGGAAGGAAAAAGAAGAGGATTAAGAGTAGCAGAAGAAGTGTTTGCAGATCGAGGATATAATGCAGATGGAACTCTTGTGAATCGAAGTTTACCTGGAGCCTTTGTGAAGGATCCTGAGGAAGCAATTGCCAGAGTGATAAAAATGGTGAAAACGAAAAAAGTAACTGCCGTAACCGGAGAAGAAATTGATATAGCTGCCGATTCTATCTGTGTCCATGGAGATAATCCGAAAGCGATTGAATTTGTGGATAGAATAAGAAAATCTTTGATTACAAATGGAATTGAAGTAAAATCATTGTATGAATTTATAAAATAA